A region of Marasmius oreades isolate 03SP1 unplaced genomic scaffold unpl_scf_1, whole genome shotgun sequence DNA encodes the following proteins:
- a CDS encoding uncharacterized protein (antiSMASH:Cluster_1.1): protein MTNTECCVPPPLLVEHLEEKEAIKSSKDKYQELTLEFASVKVEFCDLDGMEWKKQKQCGRLVNRNGNGDSQNRNSSFPHKKGHNKIKKGTSVLATRSKVERSETENGADDHHSHEDEDFTESIQYTGGTSLFRSGSSSFVNTFETSDPPGTLPRILEFEVDDDDLRVKTPTPTPTPTPTPRPLPAGRVPETSTSTSYF from the exons ATGACGAACACAGAATGTTGTGTACCACCTCCCCTTCTGGTGGAACATctagaagagaaggaggctATAAAATCGTCAAAGGACAAGTATCAAGAACTTACGTTGGAGTTTGCGAGTGTGAAAGTGGAGTTTTGTGATTTGGATGGGATGGAATGGAAAAAGCAAAAGCAGTGTGGTCGTTTGGTGAATAGGAATGGGAACGGAGACTCACAG AATCGTAACTCGTCGTTTCCACATAAAAAGGGGCATAACAAAATAAAGAAGGGGACCAGTGTATTGGCAACGAGGTCCAAGGTCGAAAGGTCCGAGACAGAAA ACGGTGCCGACGACCACCACTCgcacgaggacgaggacttTACTGAGTCCATCCAATACACCGGCGGAACCTCTCTCTTCCGCTCTGGTTCCTCAAGTTTTGTCAACACATTCGAAACTAGCGACCCGCCGGGCACTCTCCCCCGGATACTAGAATTCGAagttgacgatgacgacctCCGAGTCaaaacaccaacaccaacaccaacaccaacaccaacacctcgtcctcttcctgcGGGCCGGGTTCCAGAAacttcaacctcaacctcgtaTTTTTGA
- a CDS encoding uncharacterized protein (antiSMASH:Cluster_1.1; CAZy:AA9) — translation MKSSDLFSLFAVAPQIIIIPTVLAHTRVYGVWVNKVFKGDGRDIYIRSPPTNEPVKDIYSNDMTCNVHNRAVPQTVNVATGDNLTFEWYHESRKDDIINDSHKGAVQVYIAPSASNGTGGAVWTKLFSDSYAYAFDSSSNNKWATDRLKKAKGQHHVVIPNIPTAEIIALHQAQVRYDQDHDKGAEFYIECVQVRVQNDHETLGSVALPGGTSLPGTYSYDSHGIIWNLFGSKEDWDPRSYVPPGPAVWEGAKGGKIEMV, via the exons ATGAAATCCTCCGACCTTTTTTCGCTCTTCGCCGTGGCCCCTCAGATTATCATCATCCCTACCGTACTCGCTCATACGCGCGTGTACGGTGTTTGGGTTAACAAAGTTTTCAAAGGTGACGGGAGAGACATTTAC ATACGCTCACCCCCTACGAATGAGCCCGTGAAGGACATTTATTCAAATGATATGACATGTAATGTTCATAACCGTG CGGTCCCACAAACGGTCAATGTGGCAACTGGCGACAACCTCACGTTTGAGTGGTATCACGAATC CCGAAAAGACGATATCATCAACGATTCACATAAAGGTGCTG TACAAGTATACATCGCTCCATCGGCATCCAACGGAACAGGCGGCGCAGTATGGACGAAGCTATTCAGCGACTCATATGCATATGCATTCGACAGCAGCTCAAACAACAAATGGGCTACGGATCGCCTTaagaaagcaaaaggtcAACATCACGTTGTCATTCCTAATATCCCAACTG CGGAAATAATCGCATTGCATCAAGCGCAAGTACGATATGATCAAGACCATGACAAGGGAGCGGAATTTTACATCGAATGTGTTCAAGTCCGCGTTCAGAATGATCATGAGACCTTGGGCTCGGTGGCGTTACCTGGTGGGACCAGTCTTCCTGGGACGTATTCCTACGATTCGCATGGGATTATTTGGAATTTGTTCGGATCGAAGGAAGACTGGGATCCTAGAAGCTATGTTCCACCTGGACCGGCGGTATGGGAGGGGGCCAAGGGAGGAAAGATAGAGATGGTATAA
- a CDS encoding uncharacterized protein (antiSMASH:Cluster_1.1), protein MRLRSLKHVPALAAHFAHQQRQADNQDPEIQRAWFNAMKDVFEEINEIFWCVPFTTPFQFLDVGCCPGGFSSYILSRYPLANGTGMSLPVEKGGHKLLLEEDFHTRFNLIWADITLFELGNRLVHNHGPNTFTATFPFAPDHGGFDLIILDGHPLRTQAIGDSEDVHILGDRLIISSLILGMFCIKNGGTIMMKLSMPDRKITAQIMYLFDMLSGDLRTWKPVNIHAIQSTFYVIARDFGGGMMAGRYWYVLTGLRDLWERLVVGEQNGRLRHDDLDFVVDRRGLKAYSGRLEELSRHLWDVEAQSLLQWHEARENGF, encoded by the exons atgagACTACGAAGTCTAAAG CATGTTCCTGCACTCGCCGCTCATTTCGCCCACCAACAACGACAAGCGGATAATCAGGACCCTGAAATCCAACGAGCTTGGTTCAATGCGATGAAAGATGTGTTTGAAGAAATCAACGAAATTTTTTGGTGTGTTCCTTTCACCACCCCATTCCAATTTTTAGACGTAGG CTGCTGTCCAGGCGGATTCTCATCTTACATCCTTTCACGATACCCTCTCGCGAATGGGACTGGGATGTCTCTTCCCGTCGAGAAAGGAGGACACAAGCTACTTCTCGAAGAAGATTTTCACACTCGGTTTAACCTCATATGGGCCGATATCACGTTATTTGAACTAGGAAACCGTCTCGTTCATAACCATGGGCCCAACACTTTCACTGCTACTTTCCCTTTCGCTCCAGATCATGGAGGGTTCGACTTGATCATCCTCGACGGTCATCCACTGCGTACACAGGCTATCGGAGATTCCGAAGATGTCCATATCCTAGGCGATCGATTGATCATCTCTTCTCTTATCCTTGGGATGTTTTGTATCAAGAACGGAGGAACGATCATGATGAAGTTGTCTATGCCAGATAGGAAGATTACAGCACAGATCATGTATCTGTTCGATATGTTATCTGGGGATCTCAGAACGTGGAAACCAGTCAACATTCACGCGATACAATCGACGTTCTATGTCATCGCTCGCGATTTTGGGGGCGGAATGATGGCGGGGAGGTATTGGTATGTCTTGACTGGGTTGAGGGACCTTTGGGAGAGGTTGGTGGTTGGAGAACAGAATGGGAGGTTGAGACATGATGATTTGGATTTTGTGGTGGATAGGAGAGGATTGAAGGCATATTCTGGGAGGTTGGAGGAGCTTAGTAGGCATCTTTGGGATGTTGAAGCTCAGAGTTTGTTGCAATGGCATGAGGCTCGGGAGAATGGATTCTAA
- the STS10_4 gene encoding Sesquiterpene synthase 10 (antiSMASH:Cluster_1.1): MPIRPRQFLLPDLLAICPLEGAKNPHYCEAAPESSAWINSYDVFTDRKRAHFIQGCNELLVAHTYPYTPYEQFRTCCDFVNLLFIVDEISDEQNGRDTAVTGNIFLETMRNPNYCNSSKLAQITKDFRTRYFRTARPVTSARFIEHCADYIRAVSAESELRERGEVLDVDAFIQLRRNNSAVILCFDMIEYALGISLPEEVVDHPTFREMYWAATDMVCWANDVYSWNMEQAKGIGGNNIITVLMKHKNMSLQSACDYVGLYCEELVNRYLSAKARLPSWGSSKLDGDVARYAEACGHWVKGNLDWSFETIRYFGTAPYEVKRTRLVTLRRPCDSNDFDSDSD; the protein is encoded by the exons ATGCCTATCCGACCCCGACAGTTTCTCCTCCCCGATCTACTCGCCATATGTCCCCTCGAAGGTGCCAAAAACCCCCACTACTGTGAAGCAGCTCCCGAATCTTCCGCCTGGATCAACAGCTACGACGTATTTACGGACCGAAAACGCGCCCACTTTATCCAAGGCTGCAACGAACTTCTCGTCGCACACACTTACCCTTATACCCCCTACGAACAGTTCCGAACATGTTGTGATTTT GTCAATCTCCTCTTTATTGTAGACGAAATCAGCGATGAACAAAACGGCCGGGATACCGCGGTCACCGGAAACATCTTCCTCGAAACTATGCGTAATCCCAACTACTGCAATTCGTCCAAGCTCGCGCAGATAACTAAAGA TTTCAGGACGAGATATTTCCGAACGGCAAGACCTGTGACTTCCGCTCGGTTTATAGAACACTGTGCGGACTATATCCGGGCAGTCTCTGCCGAATCAGAGCTTCGCGAACGCGGTGAAGTCCTCGACGTCGACGCCTTCATCCAACTCCGACGTAACAACAGCGCAGTCATCCTCTGCTTCGATATGATAGAATACGCACTCGGTATCAGTCTTCCGGAAGAGGTGGTTGACCATCCGACTTTCCGTGAGATGTACTGGGCTGCCACTGATATGGTGTGCTGGGCCAAT GACGTTTATTCGTGGAACATGGAACAAGCCAAGGGTATCGGTGGCAACAATATCATCACCGTCCTTATGAAACACAAAAACATGAGTCTACAATCGGCTTGCGATTACGTAGGGTTGTACTGCGAGGAGCTCGTGAACCGTTATCTTTCCGCCAAGGCCAGACTACCTTCCTGGGGATCGTCGAAACTGGATGGAGACGTGGCTCGCTATGCGGAGGCGTGTGGTCATTGGGTGAAGGGGAATTTGGA CTGGAGTTTTGAGACGATACGGTATTTCGGGACTGCTCCTTACGAAGTCAAAAGAACTCGATTGGTTACCCTCCGTCGTCCTTGTGACTCTAACGACTTCGATTCCGACAGTGATTGA